The genomic interval AAGGTCAGCATCAACAATCTCTGTTCGCTTGGCGTCCGTCACATGATAGTAAATGCGACGAAGCGCCATTTTTGCATTAATACCTGATCTGAAGCCATATTGCTCTGGCAATAAATCGACTTCAAATATCGGTTGTAAGACAAGTAACATTGCTGTTTGGACCACGCGGTCCTTAATACATGCAATGCTTAACGGACGAGAGATGTTTTTGCTGTTTCCTTTCGGAATCCATACTCTTCTGAGGGGCTTGGGGGCATAAACCCCTTGTCTCAGCTCCTCGTGCAGTTCCAAAAGCCACTTTTCCTCCCCTATGGTTATAATATCCTCAAAACGCTGATGGTCCACGCCATGGCTACCCCCGTTGCGTTTGCATTGGCGGTAGGCACGTCGTAAAACGTCTGTCCGGTAGATTTTATCCCATAGGCTGTAGAATTTGTAGCTAAGTTCTGCCTTGGCTTTTGCATGTAATGCGTTTTGAAGGACCTCAACTTTACAGCGATCTTTTGCTGTTTTAGATGTTCCTAGATTTTTATCAATCATCCTGCTCGTTCCTTTTGACGCATTTGTTCTAAACCAGGGCCCCTTTCCTCCGTTGGCATTACCCAACTTCATCGGTACTACGGGCCCCTCCGCCATCTCGTCTGGTCAGTGTCTACCCCTCACGAGGCCACTGTTTACGGCTTGCCACACCGTCCCAGCAGAGACTTCCCCTGTTGGACATAGGTCCTCTTTTGTACGTGCCATCATCACTACCCCGGTGGCATAGAAAGGATTAAGGTTGCTCTCTGCCCTTTCTACAGCGGCTTTCCCCAATATTATGGTGGGTCAGCTACCACATTAATCTTCTCGGAGCCTGCTCGATGTTCGCTGCGCGCTACGGCCCGCACAATCGTTGATCATCTACATGACCTTTTCTTCAGATGCTTTAACCCATTCGTTACCTCGTGAGCTACTCCAAAGTACTTCCGGCCGGAGCAACAGTTTACCGGGTGGAATTCGCACCCACTGAACCTACGCCCCTTAGCAGGGCGCACATAACATTCGTATTGAACGGTTGTGGTGGTGTCTATTAAGTATGAACATGTCCATCTTTTCTGCCATCAAACCATGTGGGAGCTCGAAAAGGGCTTGGAGCACTATTTGATCTTTTACAATACGAAACGCCGCCATCAGGGGATCAAGAACAAACGTCCGGCTGATTTATATCTGGTGGGGGAAATGAAAGAGGCTGCCTAATATGGCGGGGCTCTGCCCCACACCCCGGAATATTTAAAGCATGCTTAAAGGTGAGCTTGAAGGAAGGGGGTCACCGAAGCAACCCTACCCTTAATCATGCACGGCCATCGGCTTTCCAGCCTGTTCCGTGGGTGAGAAATAGCATTGTCCCGTAGATTAATAAAGGGAATTTGTTGGAAAAGTGAATGGGCAAATCAAGGGGGTCAAAAAGGAAAAAAAGTACTGGACCTAGAAAAATGCCCGTGGTAACAATCATCAAAACTTAGGGAAGGAAACTCTCTTAAATACTCCTCAATTCTGTCCAGTCCAAAGGGTGCACCGCAATATTCTTTGGCAAGGCAAAGTCGCCGAGGAAGACCCCAGCGATTTAACGTTGCCATC from Candidatus Finniella inopinata carries:
- a CDS encoding transposase gives rise to the protein MSIKYEHVHLFCHQTMWELEKGLEHYLIFYNTKRRHQGIKNKRPADLYLVGEMKEAA